From Procambarus clarkii isolate CNS0578487 chromosome 49, FALCON_Pclarkii_2.0, whole genome shotgun sequence, a single genomic window includes:
- the LOC123763428 gene encoding cerebellin-3, producing the protein MYLKMTITLIWLELGGLLAIGVKPPGDTSFTTPYNGTGPLANVFTNAPKKRITRDVTESHILEPSVVAFSVSKATGKLTAIAHVHFEVVMVNIGDGWDTATSEFLAPVAGSYHFIFTALGERNEDITMSLTKNGVDKATASGWKETFPYVVVSVLLDLKRLDKISVKLQEGSIFEPPSNETVTAFAGYLLSSS; encoded by the exons ATGTACTTGAAG ATGACCATAACCCTGATCTGGCTGGAACTCGGGGGTCTTCTAGCAATCGGTGTGAAGCCTCCCGGTGACACTTCCTTCACGACTCCGTACAATGGGACTGGACCCCTCGCCAACGTCTTTACTAACGCCCCTAAAAAACGAATAACGCGTGACGTGACGGAATCCCATATTTTAGAACC gTCTGTCGTAGCTTTCTCTGTGAGCAAAGCTACAGGAAAACTTACCGCCATCGCCCACGTTCATTTtgaa GTAGTGATGGTGAACATAGGAGACGGCTGGGACACTGCAACCAGTGAGTTCTTGGCTCCTGTTGCTGGAAGTTATCACTTCATCTTCACCGCTCTTGGTGAAAGGAATGAAGACATCAC AATGTCTTTGACCAAAAATGGCGTAGATAAGGCGACTGCTTCCGGGTGGAAAGAAACCTTTCCATATGTCGTCGTCTCGGTGCTCCTGGACCTAAAGAGACTTGACAAGATATCCGTGAAGTTGCAAGAGGGCAGCATCTTCGAACCGCCGAGCAACGAAACCGTTACAGCCTTCGCTGGTTACCTATTATCTAGCTCGTAA